In the Actinomycetota bacterium genome, CTGTTGTCCCATCCACGATAGTATCGCCGCGGAGCAGATACTTGAGCTAAAGGGAGGGCATCCGGAGGCGAAATTCATGGCTCATCCGGAGTGTCGCTCCGAAGTTTTAGCCTTCGCGGACGGCATTTACGGCACATCGGGAATGATCAGATACGCGAGAAATGTTGAGGCAAAAGAGATAATCGTTGGCACTGAGGCGGGCATGGTTTATCGGTTATCCAAGGAGAATCCGAAGAAAAAATTCTATGTTCCTGAGGGAGCCATCTGTCCCGATATGAAACTCACAACTTTAGAAAAGGTTTTGCATAGCTTGGAATCGCTTGAAACTAGGATTACCGTGCCCGAGGAGATTCGAGTTCGAGCTGAAAGAGCAGTGAACAAGATGGTCGAAATAGGCTAAAAGCAGTCGATAGTCGAAGGTCCAATGTCCAACGTCGAATGATAAATCCCACATCGTTCGACATACGACATTTGGCAATAAAGGGGGTTTATCGATGATACCAAGATATCTTGTAAATTTCGATTCCGACAAGTTGGAAAAATCCATTTATGATCTTCTGGTTATTGGGAGTGGAATCGCGGGGCTTACCGCCGCTCTTCGAGCCTGTGGGAAATACAAGACGCTTCTCTTAACCAAGAGTGAGGTCAAGGAGTCAACCACCTGGTACGCGCAGGGCGGAGTGGCAACAGCTGTGGGTAAGCACGATTCGCCCCAACTCCACTTCGAGGATACCATCTTGGCTGGAGATGGCCTCTGCGATCCTCGAGTGGTGAAGATTCTGGTAACTGAGGGACCCGGGCGGATAACCGATCTCATCCATTTGGGAGCCGAATTCGACCGCCTTGGGGGGGAGATGAGGCTCACGAGGGAAGGGGGACATTCGCTGCCCCGAATTTTGCATGCCGGAGATGCCACGGGAAGTGCCATTGAAAGCACTTTGGTGAGGGTGGCGAAGCTATGTTCGGGTTTGCAAATTAAAGAGCATGTTTTCGTGGTTGATCTTTTGGACTTTGATGGAAGATGCATCGGTGCCATCATTTTTGAACCCTCCCTTGGAAGAATTTCAATCTGTCTTGCCAAGGCGGTCATTCTGGCTACGGGTGGAGCCGGGCAGATTTATAGCGTCACTACAAATCCACCGATCTCGACCGGTGATGGCGTGGCCATGGCCTATCGGGCGGGCGCGGAGATAATGGACATGGAGTTCGTCCAATTCCATCCCACCGCCTTGGATGAGGAACAAAATCCTCGCTTTTTAATCACGGAGGCTCTGAGGGGAGAGGGAGCTTACCTGAGAGATTGCAAGGGAAACCGGTTTATGGCCCAAGTCCATCCCAAAGCTGAGCTCGCTCCGCGGAATATCGTCGTTCGGGGGATGGTCAAGGTGATGCACGATTGCAAAACCGATCACGTCTATTTAGATGCCACTCACATCTTCCCTTTGAAACTTAAGGAGAGATTTCCCACCATCTGGAAGAGATGCCAGGAGAGCGGATATGATTTGTCCACAGATCTCATCCCCGTTTCTCCAGCCGCTCATTTCATGATCGGTGGTGTTAAAACCGACATCTA is a window encoding:
- the nadB gene encoding L-aspartate oxidase gives rise to the protein MIPRYLVNFDSDKLEKSIYDLLVIGSGIAGLTAALRACGKYKTLLLTKSEVKESTTWYAQGGVATAVGKHDSPQLHFEDTILAGDGLCDPRVVKILVTEGPGRITDLIHLGAEFDRLGGEMRLTREGGHSLPRILHAGDATGSAIESTLVRVAKLCSGLQIKEHVFVVDLLDFDGRCIGAIIFEPSLGRISICLAKAVILATGGAGQIYSVTTNPPISTGDGVAMAYRAGAEIMDMEFVQFHPTALDEEQNPRFLITEALRGEGAYLRDCKGNRFMAQVHPKAELAPRNIVVRGMVKVMHDCKTDHVYLDATHIFPLKLKERFPTIWKRCQESGYDLSTDLIPVSPAAHFMIGGVKTDIYGRTNLPGLYASGEVAANGVHGGNRLASNSLLEGLVFSKRIMDILEEEINGISQEDLLGIRMAYVYPRKPKDVKIEECRNLIQKTMMEDVGVTRSRISLKRALKVMDSLKDILNMEFSSVEGFELQNMIIVAELICKSALMREESRGVHFREDFPEKDDANWKEHIVLKINHCHPR